Proteins encoded together in one Limisphaerales bacterium window:
- a CDS encoding phosphoglycerate dehydrogenase produces the protein MSWNILATPETISGIGAESADFMRNNGCKVTVAEPFCAQSAENLQQLLPQIQAVYAGPDEFSAELLASPEAAELRIISRWGVGFERIDVDAATAHGIVIATTPGMLDEAVADYTFALLLGSARRIHTAHASMSVGEWAPQWGHDVHGKTLGIIGCGRIGTAVARRATGFNLRVLACDPVPNEAAKKFGVEFVPLDSLLAQSDFVSLHAAVTPETQGLIGEAQLYLMKPDAYLINTGRGALLDEAALARALNEGGIAGAAVDAFVEEPLPKEHTFRTAKNLLLAPHQAAFSNETGRKVSAACAEAIVDLMHGQRPKMVLNPKVFDSPNLRVQLQ, from the coding sequence ATGTCTTGGAATATCTTAGCCACCCCGGAAACAATTTCAGGAATCGGGGCCGAATCTGCTGATTTTATGCGTAATAACGGCTGTAAAGTCACTGTTGCCGAACCCTTTTGCGCCCAATCAGCGGAAAATTTGCAGCAATTATTGCCACAAATTCAGGCGGTTTATGCGGGGCCGGATGAGTTTTCGGCTGAATTATTGGCGAGTCCGGAGGCGGCTGAATTGCGAATTATTTCCCGTTGGGGAGTCGGTTTTGAACGCATTGATGTAGACGCCGCCACGGCGCACGGCATCGTGATCGCCACCACGCCGGGCATGCTCGATGAGGCGGTGGCGGATTACACCTTCGCACTGCTGCTCGGTAGCGCTCGGCGCATCCACACCGCGCATGCCTCGATGAGCGTCGGCGAATGGGCGCCGCAATGGGGGCACGATGTGCACGGCAAAACGCTGGGCATCATCGGCTGCGGTCGCATCGGCACAGCGGTGGCTCGGCGCGCGACGGGGTTTAATTTGCGCGTGTTGGCGTGTGACCCAGTTCCAAATGAGGCCGCCAAAAAATTTGGCGTGGAATTTGTGCCGCTCGATTCGCTGCTCGCGCAAAGTGATTTTGTTTCGCTGCACGCCGCGGTTACGCCCGAAACTCAAGGGCTCATTGGCGAAGCGCAATTATATTTGATGAAGCCGGACGCGTATCTCATCAACACCGGCCGTGGTGCGCTACTCGATGAAGCCGCGCTGGCGCGGGCGCTGAATGAGGGTGGCATCGCGGGGGCAGCGGTGGATGCATTTGTGGAAGAGCCATTGCCGAAAGAGCATACTTTTCGCACAGCAAAAAATCTTTTACTCGCGCCGCATCAAGCCGCGTTTTCAAATGAGACCGGCCGCAAAGTCAGCGCCGCCTGCGCGGAAGCGATTGTGGATTTGATGCACGGCCAACGGCCAAAGATGGTTTTGAATCCGAAGGTGTTTGATTCGCCTAACCTTCGGGTGCAGTTGCAGTGA
- a CDS encoding non-heme iron oxygenase ferredoxin subunit, with product MSAITAIASVDEIAEGKGKAFDVGEKRIAVFNVAGKFHAIDDECPHAGASLAEGYLENGNIGCPWHYAEFELATGKHLHAPATCGVAVYPVQIEEGQIKVEIE from the coding sequence ATGAGCGCCATCACCGCCATTGCCAGCGTGGACGAAATCGCCGAGGGCAAGGGCAAGGCTTTCGATGTTGGCGAAAAACGCATCGCGGTTTTCAATGTGGCCGGAAAATTCCACGCCATCGACGATGAATGTCCGCACGCGGGGGCATCGCTCGCCGAAGGCTATTTGGAAAACGGCAACATCGGCTGCCCGTGGCACTACGCGGAATTCGAACTGGCCACGGGTAAACACTTGCACGCCCCCGCAACGTGCGGCGTGGCGGTTTATCCGGTGCAAATCGAGGAGGGCCAAATCAAAGTGGAGATCGAATGA
- the sufT gene encoding putative Fe-S cluster assembly protein SufT encodes MTAGEQVAVERDVEASVVPSGTRVTLEKGETATLTQSLGGTFTVVVNGNMFRIDGKDADAIGQEIQLTPAEQAGKAETAEDLEKQVWEQMKTCYDPEIPVNIVDLGLIYDCHLEDLKNGSHKASVKMTLTAPGCGMGPTIQADVENKILCVETVDEVDVELVWEPQWTREMMTEAARLELGMM; translated from the coding sequence ATGACCGCCGGCGAACAAGTGGCTGTTGAGCGCGATGTGGAAGCATCAGTGGTTCCCTCTGGCACACGCGTAACGCTTGAGAAAGGCGAGACCGCCACGCTCACACAATCGCTTGGCGGCACGTTTACGGTGGTGGTGAACGGCAACATGTTTCGCATCGATGGCAAAGACGCCGATGCCATCGGGCAAGAAATTCAGCTCACACCCGCAGAGCAAGCCGGCAAAGCCGAGACAGCCGAAGATTTGGAAAAGCAGGTTTGGGAGCAGATGAAAACCTGTTACGATCCGGAGATCCCCGTGAACATTGTGGACCTCGGATTGATTTACGATTGCCATCTTGAAGATCTCAAAAATGGTAGTCACAAAGCGAGCGTGAAAATGACGCTCACCGCGCCCGGCTGCGGAATGGGCCCGACCATTCAGGCCGATGTGGAAAACAAAATTCTTTGTGTGGAAACCGTCGATGAAGTGGACGTGGAACTCGTGTGGGAACCGCAATGGACCCGCGAGATGATGACCGAAGCCGCGCGGCTCGAGCTGGGGATGATGTGA
- a CDS encoding SufE family protein: protein MTAALNSIDELADNFELLGDWESRFGYLIDLGKELPPMGEADKCDANRVHGCQAQVWMKLLPEADNRITIMADSDAFIVKGLIAVLLTIYSGKTAQEILDADGEAQLDRLQLAAHLSPTRKNGLFAMVQRVQELAQAIQMEAAQ from the coding sequence ATGACTGCCGCGTTGAACAGCATTGATGAATTGGCCGACAACTTTGAGTTGCTCGGTGATTGGGAATCGCGCTTCGGTTATCTCATCGACCTTGGCAAAGAATTGCCGCCCATGGGGGAGGCAGACAAATGTGATGCCAATCGCGTGCACGGTTGCCAGGCGCAGGTATGGATGAAGCTGCTGCCCGAAGCGGATAACCGCATCACCATCATGGCCGACAGCGATGCATTTATTGTGAAAGGACTCATCGCAGTATTACTCACCATTTATTCCGGCAAAACCGCGCAGGAGATTTTGGATGCCGATGGTGAGGCGCAGCTTGATCGATTGCAGTTGGCGGCGCACCTTAGCCCCACGCGAAAAAACGGATTATTCGCGATGGTGCAGCGCGTGCAAGAACTCGCCCAAGCCATTCAAATGGAGGCCGCGCAATGA
- a CDS encoding cysteine desulfurase, which produces MSAISSDIRDDFPALAQEINGHPLVYFDNAATTQKPRAVLDAIQHYYEHDNANVHRGVHELSNRATATYEDARERVAQFINAPSANDIIFTRGTTEAINLVAATWGAANLGAGDVILLTELEHHSNLVPWQLLAERTGARLRFIPVTGDEGTLDLSDLDNLIEGAKLLSLTHISNALGTLNPVAEICASAKASGVVTLVDAAQSAGHMPLDVQAIGCDFLAMSGHKMCGPTGIGALYARAELQETMPPYQGGGEMISKVGFHESEFNVPPHKFEAGTPNVAGVAGLHAALDYLAAIGLEAIHAHDSDLAQYAKERLSEFEGIRIFGPTAERGGLVSFVFENVHALDLATLADQQGVAIRIGHHCTQPLHEKLGVPATARASFYFYNTRSEVNRFIEVLQKVIKLLK; this is translated from the coding sequence ATGAGCGCAATTTCCTCCGATATTCGCGATGACTTCCCCGCACTCGCACAGGAAATCAACGGCCATCCGCTCGTTTATTTTGACAACGCCGCCACCACCCAAAAGCCCCGCGCGGTGCTGGATGCGATTCAGCACTATTACGAGCACGACAACGCGAACGTCCATCGCGGTGTTCATGAGTTAAGCAATCGCGCCACCGCTACTTATGAGGACGCGCGTGAACGCGTGGCGCAATTCATCAACGCGCCTTCGGCAAATGACATTATTTTCACACGCGGCACCACCGAAGCCATCAACCTCGTCGCCGCCACTTGGGGCGCGGCCAATCTTGGTGCGGGCGATGTGATATTGCTCACCGAACTCGAGCACCACAGCAACCTCGTCCCGTGGCAACTGCTCGCCGAACGCACCGGCGCGCGGCTGCGGTTCATCCCCGTCACCGGCGACGAAGGCACGCTCGATCTCAGCGACCTCGACAACCTGATTGAAGGCGCAAAACTGCTTTCGCTCACCCACATTTCCAATGCGCTCGGCACCCTCAATCCCGTGGCAGAAATTTGTGCCAGCGCCAAGGCGTCGGGCGTGGTGACACTGGTGGATGCCGCCCAAAGCGCAGGCCATATGCCGCTGGACGTGCAGGCTATCGGTTGTGATTTCCTTGCGATGTCCGGCCACAAAATGTGCGGCCCCACTGGCATTGGCGCTTTGTACGCGCGTGCGGAGTTGCAGGAAACGATGCCGCCCTATCAGGGCGGCGGCGAAATGATTTCCAAAGTCGGTTTTCACGAATCCGAATTCAACGTGCCTCCGCACAAATTCGAGGCCGGCACGCCCAACGTCGCCGGCGTTGCAGGGCTCCACGCGGCACTCGATTACCTCGCCGCCATCGGCCTCGAAGCCATCCACGCGCACGATTCTGATTTGGCCCAATACGCCAAGGAACGGCTAAGTGAATTTGAGGGCATCCGCATTTTTGGGCCAACGGCGGAACGTGGTGGTTTGGTGAGTTTTGTTTTCGAGAACGTGCACGCGTTAGATCTCGCCACCCTCGCCGATCAGCAAGGCGTGGCCATTCGCATCGGCCATCACTGCACACAGCCACTGCACGAAAAGCTCGGGGTCCCTGCCACAGCCCGCGCTAGTTTTTATTTTTACAACACACGAAGCGAAGTGAATCGCTTCATTGAAGTGCTGCAAAAAGTCATTAAACTGTTAAAATAA
- a CDS encoding RNA-binding protein — MGNKVFVGGIPWAASDQDLRDLFSETGEVTDAVILQDRETGKSRGFGFVTYASDDDAQSAVGKFNGHEFMGRELTVNEARPREERSGGGGGGGYGGGGGGGGRGGYGGGGGRGGGGGRRDGGNNKRARRDFEGGGGGW; from the coding sequence ATGGGTAATAAAGTGTTTGTAGGAGGCATCCCTTGGGCGGCCTCGGATCAAGATCTTCGGGATCTTTTCAGCGAAACAGGTGAAGTCACGGACGCCGTGATTCTTCAGGATCGGGAGACCGGCAAATCAAGGGGGTTTGGGTTTGTAACCTACGCCTCGGATGACGACGCCCAATCCGCAGTCGGAAAATTCAACGGCCACGAATTTATGGGCCGCGAACTCACCGTAAACGAAGCACGCCCGCGTGAAGAACGCAGTGGCGGCGGCGGTGGTGGTGGCTACGGCGGTGGCGGTGGCGGCGGTGGCCGTGGCGGCTACGGGGGTGGCGGCGGACGTGGCGGCGGCGGTGGCCGACGTGACGGCGGCAACAACAAGCGCGCCCGACGCGACTTTGAAGGCGGCGGCGGCGGTTGGTAA
- the sufD gene encoding Fe-S cluster assembly protein SufD, with amino-acid sequence MVAPANNAVDRLLAALPMRGEGGARFAELGFPTTRDEDWRFTSVAPIAELDFTVAESDAAANLGGCVFSEIDGPQLVFVNGLFSGKLSRVGELPAGVEVGNVGDVAAEDLESAEGEGAFGALNAASYSDGAIVRVADDVSFGTPIRIYYLSTGSDGATSNIRNHFTFGANSKATILESWTSASAADAAYFNNVVTKLSAGDNAQVEHVKFQNESPAAFHVAGLRASMGRDSRVAHHSIALGGRIARNNIRARLDGTGIEALLNGLYLPCGKQLIDHHMVVDHLQPHCDSHEYFNGILDDHARAVFHGRIHVHKGADKTDAKQTNKNLLLSDNATVNTKPQLEIYADDVKCTHGATIGQMNAEQIFYLRARGLDEESARRMIMHAFAGEIIARIGCTPAREELDGLVWDRLEDK; translated from the coding sequence ATGGTTGCTCCCGCTAACAATGCTGTAGATCGACTCCTCGCCGCTCTGCCGATGCGGGGCGAAGGTGGCGCGCGCTTTGCGGAACTGGGTTTCCCCACCACGCGCGATGAGGATTGGCGATTCACCAGCGTCGCGCCGATTGCGGAACTGGATTTCACTGTCGCCGAGTCCGATGCAGCGGCGAATTTGGGGGGTTGTGTGTTTTCGGAAATTGACGGCCCGCAGTTGGTGTTCGTGAACGGCCTTTTTTCTGGCAAACTTTCTCGCGTAGGCGAATTGCCGGCGGGCGTAGAGGTTGGCAACGTCGGCGACGTCGCCGCCGAGGATTTGGAGTCTGCCGAGGGCGAAGGTGCGTTTGGCGCATTAAATGCCGCGAGCTATTCGGACGGTGCGATTGTGCGTGTGGCGGATGATGTGAGTTTCGGGACGCCCATTCGTATTTATTACTTGAGCACCGGCAGTGATGGGGCAACGTCGAATATCAGAAATCACTTCACATTCGGCGCAAACAGCAAAGCGACTATCCTTGAAAGCTGGACGAGCGCGTCTGCCGCGGATGCCGCGTATTTTAACAACGTCGTCACCAAACTTTCCGCGGGCGATAATGCGCAGGTGGAGCACGTGAAGTTTCAGAATGAAAGTCCGGCCGCGTTTCACGTAGCCGGCTTGCGCGCCTCGATGGGGCGCGACAGCCGCGTGGCGCATCACTCCATCGCGCTCGGCGGCCGCATCGCACGTAACAACATCCGCGCGCGGCTCGACGGCACCGGCATCGAGGCATTGCTGAACGGTTTATATCTGCCGTGCGGCAAACAGCTCATCGATCATCATATGGTGGTCGATCATCTTCAGCCACATTGCGACAGCCACGAATATTTTAATGGCATTCTCGATGACCACGCGCGTGCGGTGTTCCACGGGCGCATTCACGTGCACAAAGGTGCGGATAAAACGGACGCGAAGCAGACGAATAAAAATCTTTTACTCTCCGATAACGCGACGGTGAACACGAAACCGCAACTGGAAATTTACGCCGATGACGTGAAGTGCACGCACGGCGCAACGATTGGCCAAATGAATGCCGAACAAATTTTTTATCTGCGCGCCCGCGGGTTAGATGAGGAGTCCGCGCGCCGCATGATTATGCACGCTTTCGCAGGCGAAATCATTGCGCGCATCGGATGCACGCCGGCGCGTGAGGAGCTGGATGGGTTGGTGTGGGATCGATTGGAAGATAAATGA
- a CDS encoding transcriptional repressor yields the protein MKDVTSRTVFVPPRRDRGVVSRCIVESGLRPTAQREVVYGILLDKLDHPTADEVFLHAKQEKPDISMATVYNCLDALVKHHLVKQVHLDRAATRYCPNMHEHAHFQCEMCGDISDFEGASKPRQSGFKVPRGFKVTHSEVSMRGVCADCSGKEKTK from the coding sequence ATGAAGGACGTCACCTCGCGCACTGTATTTGTGCCGCCCCGCCGCGATCGCGGGGTGGTGAGCCGTTGCATTGTTGAATCCGGCCTTCGGCCTACGGCGCAGCGCGAGGTGGTGTACGGCATATTGCTCGACAAGCTGGATCATCCGACGGCGGACGAAGTGTTTCTGCACGCCAAACAGGAGAAGCCGGATATTTCGATGGCCACGGTTTATAACTGCCTTGATGCGTTGGTGAAACATCATTTGGTGAAGCAAGTGCACCTCGATCGTGCGGCTACGCGTTACTGCCCGAATATGCATGAGCACGCGCATTTCCAATGTGAAATGTGTGGCGATATTTCAGATTTCGAAGGCGCGTCCAAGCCGCGCCAAAGTGGTTTCAAAGTGCCGCGGGGTTTTAAGGTGACGCATTCGGAAGTTTCAATGCGCGGCGTGTGCGCGGATTGTTCAGGAAAGGAAAAAACGAAATGA
- a CDS encoding rhodanese-like domain-containing protein, whose amino-acid sequence MEAVLTVFPGARRALFRKYHIGGCSSCGFKMDETLGGVCERNNALDVIEVLAEIQSSHAADQKILVEPNALKEELAVTPDLKLLDVRSLEEFDAARIDGATHMTRDLMQEIMGKWDPETPFVIIDHQGQQGLDAAAYYLGHGLKNVRCLRGGIDAWSLEVDELVPRYEFS is encoded by the coding sequence ATGGAGGCGGTGCTGACGGTTTTTCCGGGGGCGCGGCGGGCTTTGTTTCGGAAGTATCATATCGGCGGCTGTTCGAGTTGTGGGTTTAAGATGGACGAAACATTGGGTGGCGTTTGCGAGCGGAATAATGCGCTCGATGTCATCGAAGTGTTGGCGGAAATTCAATCGAGCCACGCGGCGGATCAGAAAATTTTGGTGGAGCCGAATGCGCTGAAGGAAGAGTTGGCGGTCACGCCGGATTTGAAATTGCTGGACGTGCGCTCTCTGGAGGAATTCGACGCGGCACGCATCGATGGGGCTACGCATATGACGCGCGATTTGATGCAGGAAATTATGGGCAAATGGGATCCGGAAACGCCGTTTGTCATCATCGATCATCAAGGCCAGCAGGGGTTGGATGCGGCGGCGTATTATTTGGGGCACGGATTGAAGAACGTGCGGTGCTTACGCGGGGGCATTGATGCGTGGAGTTTGGAGGTGGATGAATTGGTGCCGCGTTACGAATTTTCATAA
- a CDS encoding iron-sulfur cluster assembly scaffold protein produces MDESFEQKIKDAIANPKNMGELADADRMGTVGNSDCGEMLRLWVKFKEDHGRKVIDQASFQSFGCETAIAVASMATELIRGKTAEEALALRHDELTGDLGALPPMKIHCAQLVEGALKSALVSDEQQVALNSKTEEENIPSLMDSLNKNAQPAQGRLRILKKEN; encoded by the coding sequence ATGGACGAATCGTTCGAGCAAAAAATCAAGGACGCCATCGCGAACCCGAAAAATATGGGCGAGTTGGCCGATGCCGATCGAATGGGCACGGTGGGCAATTCTGACTGTGGCGAGATGCTGCGCCTGTGGGTGAAGTTTAAGGAGGATCACGGGCGCAAGGTGATTGACCAGGCAAGCTTCCAGTCCTTTGGCTGTGAGACGGCGATTGCCGTGGCCAGTATGGCCACGGAATTGATTCGCGGCAAAACTGCCGAAGAAGCATTGGCGCTGCGGCACGATGAATTGACCGGCGACCTCGGCGCATTGCCGCCGATGAAAATTCACTGCGCGCAATTGGTGGAAGGCGCGCTTAAGTCGGCATTGGTTTCGGATGAACAGCAGGTAGCATTGAATTCCAAAACCGAGGAGGAAAACATTCCTTCGTTGATGGACAGCCTCAATAAAAATGCGCAACCCGCCCAAGGCAGGTTGCGCATATTGAAAAAGGAAAACTAG
- the sufB gene encoding Fe-S cluster assembly protein SufB codes for MSADTETIDRFVAQEYKWGFYTDIETDTLPPGLNEDVVRHISAKKNEPEWLLDWRLKAFRHWQTMEEPHWPQVKYAPIDYQAVSYYSAPGAKDKDRPKSLDEVDPKLLETYDKLGVPLHERERLAGVAVDAVFDSVSVGTTHKEELAKHGVIFCSFSEAVQEHPELIKKYLGTVVPYTDNFFATLNSAVFSDGSFVYIPKGVRCPLELSTYFRINAAETGQFERTLIVADEGSHVSYLEGCTAPMRDENQLHAAVVELVALGDAEIKYSTVQNWYPGDEDGNGGIYNFVTKRGICKGARSKICWTQVETGSAITWKYPSVILRGDDSVGEFYSVALANLAQQADTGTKMIHLGKNTRSTVISKGISAGKGQNSYRGLVQMGKNATNARNYTQCDSLLIGSRCGAHTFPYIEVKNPSAQVEHEATTSKIGEDQIFYCNARGIETQDAVNMIVNGFCKEVFRELPMEFAMEAQALMDVSLEGSVG; via the coding sequence ATGAGCGCGGACACCGAAACCATCGATCGCTTTGTGGCGCAGGAATATAAGTGGGGTTTCTATACCGACATCGAAACCGACACGCTGCCGCCGGGCCTCAACGAAGATGTGGTGCGCCATATTTCCGCCAAGAAAAATGAGCCGGAGTGGCTGCTCGATTGGCGGCTGAAAGCCTTCCGCCATTGGCAGACGATGGAAGAGCCGCACTGGCCGCAGGTGAAGTATGCCCCGATTGATTATCAGGCCGTGAGCTACTACTCCGCCCCGGGCGCGAAGGATAAGGATCGCCCCAAGAGCCTCGACGAAGTGGATCCCAAGCTGCTGGAGACTTACGACAAACTCGGCGTGCCCTTGCACGAGCGCGAGCGGTTGGCAGGTGTGGCGGTGGATGCGGTGTTTGACAGCGTCTCCGTTGGCACCACGCACAAAGAGGAACTGGCCAAGCACGGGGTGATTTTTTGTTCGTTCTCCGAGGCGGTGCAGGAGCACCCGGAGCTGATCAAAAAATATCTCGGCACGGTGGTGCCGTACACGGACAACTTTTTTGCCACACTCAACTCCGCGGTGTTTAGCGATGGCTCGTTTGTTTATATCCCCAAAGGTGTTCGGTGTCCGCTGGAACTGAGCACGTATTTCAGAATCAACGCCGCCGAGACCGGGCAGTTTGAGCGCACGCTGATCGTTGCCGATGAGGGCAGTCACGTGAGTTATCTCGAGGGCTGCACAGCGCCAATGCGCGATGAAAATCAACTGCATGCGGCGGTGGTGGAACTCGTTGCGCTCGGTGATGCAGAGATTAAATATTCCACCGTACAAAACTGGTACCCCGGCGATGAAGACGGTAACGGCGGTATTTATAATTTTGTCACCAAGCGCGGTATCTGCAAAGGCGCACGCTCGAAGATTTGTTGGACGCAAGTGGAGACCGGCTCGGCGATCACGTGGAAATATCCGAGCGTGATTTTACGGGGCGACGATTCGGTTGGCGAATTCTACTCCGTGGCCCTCGCCAACCTCGCACAACAGGCGGACACCGGCACCAAGATGATTCATCTCGGCAAGAACACTCGCAGCACCGTTATCAGCAAAGGTATCTCTGCCGGCAAAGGGCAAAATAGCTATCGCGGCCTCGTGCAAATGGGCAAGAATGCCACGAACGCCCGCAACTATACGCAGTGTGATTCGTTACTCATCGGCAGCCGTTGCGGCGCGCATACCTTCCCGTATATTGAAGTAAAAAACCCATCGGCCCAAGTCGAGCACGAGGCCACCACTTCAAAGATTGGCGAGGACCAGATTTTTTACTGCAACGCCCGCGGCATCGAAACGCAGGACGCGGTAAATATGATCGTGAATGGTTTTTGCAAAGAAGTCTTCCGCGAACTCCCAATGGAATTCGCGATGGAAGCGCAGGCGCTGATGGACGTGAGTCTCGAAGGCAGCGTGGGATAG
- the sufC gene encoding Fe-S cluster assembly ATPase SufC, which yields MLEIKNLKAGVDGREILKGIDLSINAGEVHAIMGPNGSGKSTLAQVLAGREAFDVNAGSVTYNGQDLLELAPEVRVREGFFLAFQYPVEIPGVNTTYFLRAAVNAVREHHGKAALNAVDFLKLMREKIQLLQLDESLLKRSVNEGFSGGEKKRAEILQMALLNPTMAVLDETDSGLDIDALKIVANGVNQLKRADNAQLVITHYQRLLDYIVPDFVHVLYAGRIVKSGGKELAHELEEKGYDWITNGELQTA from the coding sequence ATGTTGGAAATCAAAAATTTGAAGGCCGGCGTGGACGGCAGGGAGATTCTCAAGGGGATCGATTTGTCCATCAACGCCGGCGAAGTGCACGCGATTATGGGCCCCAATGGCAGCGGCAAGAGCACGCTGGCACAGGTGTTGGCGGGCCGCGAGGCGTTCGATGTGAACGCAGGATCGGTGACGTACAACGGGCAGGACTTGCTCGAACTCGCGCCAGAGGTGCGCGTGCGGGAAGGATTTTTTCTGGCGTTCCAGTATCCCGTGGAAATTCCCGGCGTGAACACGACTTATTTTTTGCGCGCGGCGGTGAATGCCGTGCGTGAGCATCACGGGAAGGCAGCGCTCAATGCGGTGGATTTCCTGAAGCTGATGCGCGAGAAAATTCAACTGCTGCAACTTGACGAATCGTTGCTCAAACGTTCCGTGAACGAAGGTTTTTCCGGCGGCGAAAAGAAGCGAGCGGAGATTTTACAAATGGCGTTGCTTAATCCGACGATGGCTGTTCTGGATGAAACGGATTCCGGTTTGGACATCGACGCGCTGAAAATCGTTGCCAATGGCGTTAATCAACTGAAGCGGGCCGACAACGCGCAATTGGTCATCACGCACTACCAGCGTTTGCTCGATTATATTGTGCCCGATTTTGTGCATGTGCTGTACGCCGGCCGCATCGTGAAATCCGGAGGCAAAGAATTGGCACACGAGCTTGAGGAAAAAGGTTACGACTGGATCACCAACGGAGAACTCCAAACCGCCTAA